A region of Takifugu flavidus isolate HTHZ2018 chromosome 2, ASM371156v2, whole genome shotgun sequence DNA encodes the following proteins:
- the LOC130520207 gene encoding uncharacterized protein LOC130520207 isoform X1, giving the protein MSRLFLLNHLDSHLKMSECVMEEEERAKSTVSSCVSLKSDRSKGCPINFGIGPQGSPLKMDEDRAESTVPSCVSLKSDRSIDRVINFRSSDKIERWKHILSNWDQSAPPGESSCSQSGSRSGDAEMKPKQRGDLQEVIEGHKMSLKRRCEHVTEGTHEAGSGTLLNKIYTELYITEGQSEEVDTQHEVRQLERTSKKNIQDTPIKCQDIFKVLSEQQRHIRVVLTNGVAGVGKTFSVQKFSLDWAEGLENQDISLVLPLSWRELNLIRDEQHSLLSLLHVFHPTLQKIRAEDLSGNFCSSLMAWMKADFHWVSTSISSSLMSHKYRQLRCSW; this is encoded by the exons atgtcaag actgttcctgcttaaccatttagactcacatttaaaaatgagcgaatgtgtgatggaagaggaagagagagcaaagtccacagtgtccagctgtgtgtccctgaagagcgacaggtccaaagggtGCCCTATAAACTTCGGTAtcggacctcaaggctcacctttaaa gatggacgaggacagagcagagtccacagtgcccagctgtgtgtccctgaagagtgaccggtccataGATAGAgtgataaacttcagaagttcagacaaaat tgagaggtggaagcacatcctatcaaactgggaccagtcagctccaccaggagagtcctcttgttcacaatctggaagcagatctggagatgctgaaatgaagcccaaacaaa gaggtgatctgcaggaggtgatagaaggtcataagatgagtctgaagagaagatgtgaacatgtgactgaaggaactcatgaagcaggaagtggaaccctgctgaacaagatctacactgagctctacatcactgagggacaaagtgaggaggtggacacacagcatgaggtgagacagcttgagagaacctccaagaagaacatccaggacactccaatcaagtgccaggacatcttcaaagtcttatctgagcaacagagacacatcagagtggttctgaccaacggtgtcgccggcgttggaaaaaccttctcagtgcagaagttcagtctggactgggcagaaggtttggagaaccaagacatcagtctggtgcttccgctctcatggagggagctgaacttgatcagagatgagcagcacagtcttctctcactacttcatgttttccatccaacattacagaagatcagagcagaagatctgtctggaaacttctgttcatctttgatggcctggatgaaagcagattttcactgggtttcaacaagcatcagctcatctctgatgtcacacaagtatcgtcagttgaggtgctcctggtga
- the LOC130520207 gene encoding uncharacterized protein LOC130520207 isoform X2, protein MSECVMEEEERAKSTVSSCVSLKSDRSKGCPINFGIGPQGSPLKMDEDRAESTVPSCVSLKSDRSIDRVINFRSSDKIERWKHILSNWDQSAPPGESSCSQSGSRSGDAEMKPKQRGDLQEVIEGHKMSLKRRCEHVTEGTHEAGSGTLLNKIYTELYITEGQSEEVDTQHEVRQLERTSKKNIQDTPIKCQDIFKVLSEQQRHIRVVLTNGVAGVGKTFSVQKFSLDWAEGLENQDISLVLPLSWRELNLIRDEQHSLLSLLHVFHPTLQKIRAEDLSGNFCSSLMAWMKADFHWVSTSISSSLMSHKYRQLRCSW, encoded by the exons atgagcgaatgtgtgatggaagaggaagagagagcaaagtccacagtgtccagctgtgtgtccctgaagagcgacaggtccaaagggtGCCCTATAAACTTCGGTAtcggacctcaaggctcacctttaaa gatggacgaggacagagcagagtccacagtgcccagctgtgtgtccctgaagagtgaccggtccataGATAGAgtgataaacttcagaagttcagacaaaat tgagaggtggaagcacatcctatcaaactgggaccagtcagctccaccaggagagtcctcttgttcacaatctggaagcagatctggagatgctgaaatgaagcccaaacaaa gaggtgatctgcaggaggtgatagaaggtcataagatgagtctgaagagaagatgtgaacatgtgactgaaggaactcatgaagcaggaagtggaaccctgctgaacaagatctacactgagctctacatcactgagggacaaagtgaggaggtggacacacagcatgaggtgagacagcttgagagaacctccaagaagaacatccaggacactccaatcaagtgccaggacatcttcaaagtcttatctgagcaacagagacacatcagagtggttctgaccaacggtgtcgccggcgttggaaaaaccttctcagtgcagaagttcagtctggactgggcagaaggtttggagaaccaagacatcagtctggtgcttccgctctcatggagggagctgaacttgatcagagatgagcagcacagtcttctctcactacttcatgttttccatccaacattacagaagatcagagcagaagatctgtctggaaacttctgttcatctttgatggcctggatgaaagcagattttcactgggtttcaacaagcatcagctcatctctgatgtcacacaagtatcgtcagttgaggtgctcctggtga